From the Penicillium oxalicum strain HP7-1 chromosome V, whole genome shotgun sequence genome, one window contains:
- a CDS encoding Serine--tRNA ligase, cytoplasmic yields MLDLNDFITERGGNPNKIKESQRKRFAPEEAVDEVIALYEEARRARYEVTQFGSQLNPLLKQIGMKKKNKEDATELMAQKAELEKRKKEAEDKAVQKELERDRKIRTIGNYVHESVPVSDNEDNNAIIRTWTPSDAVMDRPGCLSHHEVLTRLDGYDPERGVKIVGHRGYCLTGYGLFLNLALVNYGLEFLFNKGYTPNQPPQFMLKDLMAKTAQLEQFDEELYKVTESEEQSTDKYLIATSEQPLSALHDSEWLQDKDLPIKYAGYSTCYRKEAGAHGKDAWGIFRVHQFEKIEQFVLTKPEDSWQAFEDMMATSEEFYQSLKLPYHVAAIVSGALNNAAAKKYDLEAWFPFQKEYKELVSCSNCLDYQSRALEIRYGVKKATDLKKTYVHALNATLCATERTLCCILENYQREDGIEVPEVLRKYIPGQPEFLPYVKELPKSSTSQQKKNKEKAAATKPAAGTEEATKKMQDLQV; encoded by the exons ATGCTCGACCTGAATGACTTTATCACCGAGCGTGGTGGCAACcccaacaagatcaaggagagcCAGCGCAAGCGGTTTGCCCCTGAAGAGGCTGTCGATGAAGTGATCGCATTGTATGAGGAGGCTCGGCGCG CCCGGTATGAGGTGACTCAGTTCGGCTCGCAGCTGAACCCGCTACTGAAGCAGATTggcatgaagaagaag AACAAGGAGGATGCCACCGAGCTCATGGCGCAAAAGGCGGAGCtggagaagcgcaagaaggagGCCGAGGATAAAGCGGTGCAGAAGGAATTGGAACGGGACCGCAAGATTCGCACTATTGGAAACTACGTTCACGAATCTGTGCCCGTGAGCGATAACGAG GACAACAATGCGATCATCAGGACTTGGACCCCCTCAGACGCCGTCATGGACCGACCCGGCTGCCTCTCTCACCACGAAGTTCTCACCCGTCTGGACGGATATGACCCCGAGCGTGGTGTCAAGATCGTCGGTCACCGTGGATACTGCTTGACTGGATATGGTCTCTTCCTCAACCTGGCGCTTGTCAACTACGGCTTGGAGTTCCTCTTCAACAAGGGCTACACGCCCAACCAACCCCCGCAATTCATGCTCAAGGACCTCATGGCGAAGACTGCTCAACTTGAGCAGTTTGACGAGGAGCTGTACAAGGTCACCGAGAGCGAGGAGCAGTCGACAGACAAGTATCTGATCGCCACCTCTGAGCAGCCTTTGTCTGCTCTGCACGACAGCGAGTGGTTGCAAGACAAGGATTTGCCTATTAA GTACGCCGGATACAGCACATGTTACCGCAAGGAAGCCGGTGCCCACGGAAAGGATGCCTGGGGTATCTTCCGTGTTCACCAATTCGAAAAG ATTGAGCAATTTGTGCtcaccaagcccgaggatTCGTGGCAAGCCTTTGAAGATATGATGGCCACCTCGGAGGAATTCTATCAATCCTTGAAGCTTCCCTACCACGTGGCCGCCATTGTCTCCGGTGCTTTGAACAACGCCGCGGCCAAGAAGTATGATCTGGAGGCCTGGTTCCCCTTCCAGAAGGAGTACAAGGAGCTCGTTTCGTGCTCCAACTGCCTTGATTACCAGTCTCGTGCCCTGGAGATCCGCTACGGTGTCAAGAAGGCCACCGATTTGAAGAAGACCTACGTGCACGCACTGAACGCCACCCTGTGTGCCACCGAGCGTACCCTCTGCTGTATCCTGGAGAATTACCAGCGTGAGGAT GGTATCGAGGTCCCCGAGGTTCTGCGCAAGTACATCCCCGGTCAGCCCGAGTTCCTCCCATATGTCAAGGAGCTCCCCAAGAGCTCCACTTCccaacagaagaagaacaaggagaAGGCGGCAGCCACCAAGCCCGCGGCAGGAACCGAGGaggcgaccaagaagatgCAGGATCTGCAGGTCTAA
- a CDS encoding GTP-binding protein rhb1, with product MPAAPKQRKIAIVGSRSVGKSSLTVRFVEQHFVESYYPTIENTFSRIIKHNGQDYATEIVDTAGQDEYSILNSKHFIGIHGYIIVYSVTSRQSFEMVRVIRDKILNHLGADQVPLVIVGNKSDLKGDQRQVTLDEGRQLAEEFSCGFTEASAFLDFNVAKAFDLIIGEIEKSQNPSQPTGNNKCSMM from the exons ATGCCTGCCGCACCTAAGCAACGAAAGATCGCGATTGTCGGCAGTCGCTCCGTGG GCAAATCATCTCTCACTGTGCGCTTTGTCGAGCAACATTTCGTTGAAAGTTACTATCCAACGATTGAGAACACATTCAGCCGGATTATCAAACACAACGGCCAAGATTACGCGACGGAGATCGTGGACACTGCCGGACAG GATGAGTACAGTATTCTGAACTCTAAGCACTTTATCGGCATTCATGGTTACATCATCGTGTACTCTGTCACATCACGTCAATCCTTCGAGATGGTGAGAGTGATTCGAGATAAGATTCTCAACCATCTG GGCGCCGACCAGGTACCACTTGTGATTGTCGGGAATAAGAGTGACTTGAAGGGTGACCAACGGCAGGTCACTCTTGATGAGGGCCGCCAACTGGCAGAAGAATTCAGCTGTGGTTTCACCGAGGCCAGTGCCTTCCTCGACTTCAACGTGGCGAAGGCATTCGATCTGATCATTGGCGAGATCGAAAAATCGCAGAACCCGTCACAGCCTACTGGGAATAACAAGTGTTCTATGATGTAA
- a CDS encoding Nucleosome assembly protein 1, producing MSEPIRNKKADFPVAPTPQNTPANNAPISSHAQQPGVSSIKEEPMDSAAAASLFARNPALINMIQGKLGQLVGRSSGYIESLPPVVRRRVAGLKGIQKEHAKLEAQFQEEVLELEKKYFAKFTPLYERRATIVNGGIEPTEEEVEAGKEDEEEDEEETKETEEQKEETSAAGIPEFWLSAMKNQISLAEMITERDEEALKSLTDIRMEYLDRPGFRLIFEFAENEFFTNKTITKTYYYKDENGYGGDFIYDHAEGSKIDWKDDKDLTMRLESKKQRNKNTKQTRIVKISVPTESFFNFFSPPQPPVDDDESVASDIEERLELDYQLGEDIKEKLIPRAIDWFTGEALQFEELGDDMDPEDFDDEDDEDEDEDEDEDERGSDRDIDDDSDEEDGTSKPKKEAAECKQN from the exons ATGTCTGAGCCAATCAGGAATAAGAAGGCCGATTTCCCGGTCGCCCC GACCCCTCAAAACACTCCGGCCAACAATGCTCCGATCTCATCTCACGCCCAGCAGCCTGGCGTGTCCAGTATCAAGGAAG AGCCCATGGACAGCGCCGCTGCCGCCTCTCTCTTTGCCCGTAACCCTGccttgatcaacatgatCCAGGGTAAGCTTGGTCAACTCGTCGGTCGCTCATCCGGCTACATCGAGTCTCTTCCCCCCGTCGTCCGCCGCCGTGTGGCCGGCCTGAAGGGTATCCAGAAGGAGCACGCAAAGTTGGAGGCTCAGTTCCAGGAGGAGGTACtggagttggagaagaagtacTTCGCCAAGTTCACCCCTCTGTACGAGCGTCGGGCCACTATCGTTAACGGTGGCATCGAGcccaccgaggaggaagtcGAGGCGGgcaaggaggatgaggaagaagatgaggaggagaccaaggagaccgaggagcagaaggaggagaccTCCGCAGCTGGTATCCCCGAGTTCTGGTTGTCGGCCATGAAGAACCAGATTTCGCTTGCTGAGATGATCACTGAGCGCGACGAGGAGGCCCTCAAGTCGCTCACCGACATTCGCATGGAGTATCTCGACCGCCCCGGATTCCGCCTCATCTTTGAGTTCGCGGAGAACGAGTTCTttaccaacaagaccatcaccaaGACCTACTACTAcaaggatgagaatggaTACGGTGGCGACTTCATTTACGACCACGCCGAGGGGTCCAAGATCGACTGGAAGGATGACAAGGACCTGACCATGCGTCTGGAGAGCAAGAAGCAGCGTAACAAGA ACACCAAGCAGACCCGTATTGTCAAGATCAGTGTGCCCACCGAgtccttcttcaacttcttcTCACCACCTCAGCCCcctgtggatgatgatgagtcGGTTGCCAGCGACATTGAGGAGCGCCTGGAGCTGGACTACCAGCTGGGTGAGgacatcaaggagaagctcaTCCCCCGTGCGATTGACTGGTTCACCGGTGAGGCTCTGCAGTTTGAGGAGCTGGGTGATGACATGGATCCCGAGGActttgatgatgaggatgacgaggatgaggatgaggacgaggatgaggatgagcgcGGTTCAGACCGGGACATCGATGATGACTCGGATGAGGAG GATGGTACCTCCAAGCCCAAGAAGGAGGCTGCCGAGTGCAAGCAAAACTAG
- a CDS encoding D-3-phosphoglycerate dehydrogenase 2 — protein MTSAKDIRPRGDDQAQFLSTSPSTSFHSPSSHQSALNRVNIPVNVKHLKPFATEDIKVLLLENVNQAGRDILKKQGYQVEFLKSSLPEDQLIEKIRDVHVIGIRSKTKLSARVLKEAKNLIVIGCFCIGTNQVDLQYAADQGIAVFNSPFSNSRSVAELVIAEIICLARQLCDRSSEMHNGTWNKVSNKCWEIRGKTLGIVGYGHIGAQLSVLAESMGMSVIYYDVLNLMALGTARQVETLEQLLGQADFVTCHVPELPETKGMFGQQQFEQMKQGSYLINASRGTVVDIPALIEAMRSGKVAGAALDVYPNEPAGNGDYFNNELNSWGADLRALKNLILTPHIGGSTEEAQSAIGLEVATALTRYVNEGSTQGAVNMPEVSLRSLTIDEPNHARVVFIHKNIPGVLRRVNEILGDHNVDKQMTDSRGDVAYLMADISDVNTTQIKELYSSLESLSSRIMTRILY, from the exons aTGACGTCGGCCAAAGATATCCGTCCTCGCGGCGACGACCAGGCCCAATTCCTGTCCACCTCtccttccacctccttccACTCTCCCTCGAGCCACCAATCTGCGCTCAATCGCGTCAACATTCCGGTCAATGTCAAGCACCTCAAGCCGTTCGCCACCGAAGACATCAAGGTTCTGCTCCTCGAGAATGTCAACCAGGCCGGTCGTGATATCCTCAAGAAGCAGGGTTATCAGGTGGAATTCCTCAAGTCATCCTTGCCCGAGGATCAATTGATCGAAAAGATTCG CGATGTACATGTGATTGGTATCCGTTCCAAGACCAAGCTGTCCGCTCGTGTCCTCAAGGAAGCCAAAAATCTCATTGTCATCGGATGCTTCTGTATCGGTACCAACCAGGTGGATCTCCAATATGCCGCCGACCAGGGTATCGCCGTCTTCAATTCCCCCTTCAGCAACTCACGCAGTGTCGCCGAGTTGGTCATTGCGGAGATCATCTGTCTTGCTCGTCAATTGTGTGATCGTTCCAGCGAAATGCACAATGGTACCTGGAACAAGGTCAGCAACAAATGCTGGGAGATTCGTGGAAAGACTCTTG GAATCGTGGGATATGGTCACATTGGCGCGCAATTGTCCGTCTTGGCCGAGTCCATGGGTATGTCGGTCATCTACTACGATGTTCTCAACTTGATGGCTTTGGGAACAGCCCGTCAGGTGGAGACCTTGGAGCAGCTTCTGGGTCAGGCCGACTTTGTGACCTGCCACGTCCCTGAGCTGcccgagaccaagggcaTGTTCGGTCAGCAGCAGTTTGAGCAGATGAAGCAGGGTAGTTATCTGATCAACGCCAGCCGTGGCACTGTCGTCGACATCCCCGCCCTTATCGAGGCCATGCGCAGCGGCAAGGTGGCCGGTGCGGCGCTGGATGTGTACCCCAACGAGCCCGCGGGCAACGGTGACTACTTCAACAATGAACTCAACTCTTGGGGTGCCGATCTGCGGGCACTCAAGAACTTGATCCTGACTCCCCACATTGGAGGATCCACCGAGGAGGCTCAGAGTGCCATTGGCCTGGAGGTGGCCACGGCGCTGACCCGCTATGTCAACGAGGGCTCGACCCAGGGCGCCGTCAACATGCCCGAGGTTTCTCTGCGTTCTTTGACAATTGATGAGCCCAACCACGCTCGG GTGGTCTTCATTCACAAGAACATTCCTGGTGTGTTGCGCCGAGTCAATGAGATTCTCGGCGACCACAACGTCGACAAGCAGATGACCGATAGCCGAGGCGAT GTGGCTTACCTGATGGCCGACATTAGTGATGTCAACACCACACAGATCAAGGAGCTTTACTCCAGCCTCGAGAGTCTTTCTT CCCGTATCATGACTCGCATCCTGTACTAA
- a CDS encoding putative cation-transporting ATPase, which yields MSSRPPSPPGTGPVDLSMPRPSRRRDSLRSSVSVVSDVEMARNEVFDGPISESIPSSVVSFLHRRKRADSNVSFTYFQDEEDFAEWSNEDALEVESDGEEQSLEGLNGADLESHRSSFASKRLSRESVERPLLSRFLSASSYGRDRRTGGRLNQKVYIASEDLTAVFAGFSTSATGYAIYLILCLITGGLGYLVFRWLPRWRVKLVGKPTPLGKCQWVAIEDQWNQFMVQRIDKQEYGRPLSTVFVDSSGRVFDEDTDPNMEYLRFLDYRHMRFCYHPTEDKFDLISGWKDPSWTNAKVMRAGLDAEDRDSREQIFGQNVIDIQQKTVPQLLVDEAFHPFYMFQVASLVLWSMDEYYYYAVCIFLISVFSIGTTVLETRSTMRRLREISLFDCDVRVLRNGFWRSVSSQDLVPGDVFEFSDPSLNQVPCDCILLSGDCIVNESMLTGESVPVSKTPLTDEALAYLDLSAPSIHPDVAKHFLFSGTKVIRARRPQNADDDEAVALAIVMRTGFLTTKGALVRSMLFPKPSGFKFYRDSFRYIAVMGMVALLGFIASFINFVRLGLAWHLIIVRALDLITIVVPPALPATLTIGTNFALSRLKKQSIFCISPQKVNVGGKLDVVCFDKTGTLTEDGLDVLGARTVGENQRFSELLSETSAGVLLPPPNRDSPFDLEKQRKIVYTMATCHSLRVVDGELLGDPLDVKMFQFTGWTYEEGAGHASDQAGAKFDNITPSVAKPPVTHGGDLQPNGPSIAVELGVLRSFEFVSQLRRASVVVRQFGDNGVHIFVKGAPESIRDICRPESLPADYEELLSHYTHKGYRVIACATRYERKLSWMKVQKLTRTEAESNLEFAGFIIFENKLKSTTTEVIAELNQANIRNVMCTGDNILTAISVARECKMIGADEQCFIPHLIDGQHALDDCVESTTMLTIIDIEPGLETKTSIIWESVDDPDLRLDPRTLLPARDSETDVSIPGNSLVNQKYCVAVTGDVFRWMVDYGNEDVLNRMLVIGKVFARMSPDEKHELVEKLQSIDYCCGFCGDGANDCGALKAADVGISLSDAEASVAAPFTSRQFDISCVPKLIREGRAALVTSFCCFKFMSLYSAIQFSTVSFLYTSGSNLGDFQFLFIDLALIMPIAIFMGWTGPYPILSRKRPTADLVSRKVLTPLLGQIIMVVLGQLAIFKTVQMQPWYLPPQLDVDKSNIENSENSALFLFSCFQYILTSVVLSVGPPFRQPLTKNVPYLCTILIALAVAAYMLFRPSEWVQDVMQLTFLSDGFRGWLVALALGLFAVAWMSESTLFPRLARMIGHLRARLQPTYRKKRRQYKVLLEQMRA from the exons ATGAGCAGCCGTCCACCCTCCCCGCCGGGGACTGGTCCTGTGGACCTCTCCATGCCTCGTCCGAGTCGTCGGCGAGACTCGTTGCGCAGCAG CGTGAGTGTGGTGTCTGACGTAGAGATGGCCCGGAACGAG GTTTTCGATGGACCCATCTCCGAAAGTATTCCGTCGAGCGTGGTCTCGTTTCTCCATCGTCGCAAACGAGCCGACTCCAATGTGAGCTTCACATACTtccaagacgaggaggatttTGCGGAATGGTCGAACGAGGATGCCTTGGAAGTGGAAAGCGACGGCGAGGAGCAGTCACTGGAAGGTCTGAACGGTGCCGATCTGGAGTCTCACCGCAGTTCATTTGCCTCGAAGAGACTCTCGCGTGAGTCGGTGGAACGTCCCTTGCTGTCGCGGTTCCTCTCTGCAAGCTCATATGGCCGTGACCGACGGACCGGTGGCCGTTTGAACCAGAAGGTTTATATCGCCTCAGAGGACCTTACAGCTGTGTTCGCTGGGTTCTCGACCAGTGCGACCGGATACGCGATCTATTTGATTCTATGTCTCATCACGGGAGGACTGGGATACTTGGTGTTTCGGTGGCTTCCGCGCTGGCGGGTCAAGCTGGTTGGGAAGCCGACACCGCTGGGGAAATGTCAATGGGTTGCAATTGAG GATCAATGGAATCAATTCATGGTTCAACGAATTGACAAGCAAGAATATGGGCGTCCTTTGTCGACCGTCTTCGTCGATTCATCCGGACGTGTCTTTGACGAAGATACGGACCCGAACATGGAATACCTCCGTTTCTTAGATTACAGGCACATGCGTTTCTGCTACCACCCGACGGAGGATAAGTTCGATCTGATCAGCGGCTGGAAAGACCCATCGTGGACTAATGCAAAGGTCATGCGGGCTGGTCTGGATGCCGAGGATCGAGACAGCAGGGAGCAAATTTTCGGTCAAAATGTCATTGATATCCAGCAAAAGACGGTGCCTCAGCTCTTGGTCGACGAG GCTTTCCATCCCTTCTATATGTTCCAGGTGGCCAGTCTTGTCCTTTGGTCCATGGATGAGTATTACTATTACGCCGTTTGCATCTTTCTCATTTCGGTCTTCAGCATTGGAACGACAGTTTTGGAGACAAGATCC ACCATGCGTCGCCTGCGCGAAATTTCTCTGTTCGACTGCGACGTACGTGTTCTGAGGAACGGCTTCT GGCGATCGGTCTCTTCCCAAGATCTGGTACCCGGAGACGTTTTTGAATTCTCTGATCCCTCCTTGAACCAAGTGCCATGTGATTGTATTCTCCTGTCTGGTGACTGTATTGTAAATGAAAGCATGCTCACAG GCGAATCTGTTCCCGTATCAAAGACCCCCCTGACCGACGAGGCCTTGGCGTATCTCGATCTCAGTGCGCCCTCTATTCATCCCGATGTCGCAAAGCATTTCCTCTTTAGTGGCACCAAAGTTATTCGGGCTCGACGGCCCCAAAACGCGGACGACGACGAGGCTGTGGCTTTGGCAATCGTCATGAGAACCGGATTCTTGACCACCAAGGGTGCCCTTGTTCGCTCGATGCTTTTCCCCAAACCTTCAGGCTTCAAATTCTATCGGGATTCATTCAGATACATTGCTGTGATGGGAATGGTTGCCCTTCTGGGATTCATTGCATCCTTCATCAATTTTGTCCGACTTGGC CTTGCTTGGCACCTGATCATCGTTCGTGCACTCGACTTGATCACCATTGTCGTCCCACCCGCCCTCCCCGCAACACTCACCATTGGTACCAATTTTGCACTGTCTCGGCTGAAGAAGCAATCGATTTTCTGCATCAGCCCGCAGAA GGTCAATGTCGGTGGGAAATTGGATGTGGTCTGCTTTGACAAGACCGGTACGCTTACGGAAGATGGACTGGACGTTCTGGGCGCGCGAACGGTTGGCGAGAACCAAAG ATTTTCCGAACTGTTGTCTGAGACGTCAGCGGGAGTGTTGCTACCTCCACCAAACCGGGACTCGCCCTTCGACCTCGAGAAGCAGCGCAAGATCGTATACACCATGGCGACCTGTCATTCTCTGCGTGTCGTGGATGGCGAATTGCTTGGTGATCCGCTTGACGTGAAGATGTTTCAATTCACGGGATGGACATACGAGGAAGGCGCAGGCCACGCGTCTGATCAGGCGGGCGCTAAATTTGACAACATCACTCCATCGGTTGCAAAGCCACCGGTCACCCACGGAGGGGATCTTCAACCGAATGGACCCAGC ATTGCCGTCGAGCTCGGAGTCCTTCGTAGCTTTGAATTTGTTTCCCAACTCCGCCGCGCGAGCGTGGTTGTCAGACAGTTCGGAGACAATGGAGTCCACATTTTTGTGAAGGGTGCTCCTGAAAGTATCAGGGATATCTGTCGCCCCGAGTCCC TGCCCGCTGATTACGAAGAGCTGTTGAGTCACTACACCCACAAGGGCTACCGTGTCATTGCCTGTGCCACCAGATATGAGCGCAAACTCAGCTGGATGAAAGTGCAAAAGTTGACACGTACTGAAGCCGAGAGCAATTTAGAATTCGCAGgattcatcatctttgagaaCAAGCTGAAGAGCACCACGACCGAAGTGATTGCTGAATTGAACCAGGCTAACATTCGGAATGTCATGTGCACTGGAGATAACATTTTGACTGCCATTAGCGTTGCTCGAGAGTGCAAAATGATCGGGGCCGACGAGCAATGTTTCATCCCGCACTTGATTGACGGTCAGCATGCACTCGATGACTGTGTAGAGAGTACGACGATGCTGACGATCATTGATATAGAACCTGGACTTGAAACCAAGACCTCGATCATCTGGGAAAGCGTGGACGACCCTGATCTCCGACTGGATCCACGAACTCTTCTG CCCGCACGAGACTCTGAGACCGACGTTTCTATTCCTGGAAACTCCCTAGTCAATCAAAAGTATTGCGTTGCCGTTACGGGTGACGTGTTCCGATGGATGGTGGACTATGGCAACGAGGACGTCCTCAACCGG ATGCTTGTGATTGGTAAAGTCTTTGCGCGAATGTCACCGGATGAAAAGCACGAACTGGTCGAGAAGCTTCAGTCGATTGATTACTGCTGCGGTTTCTGCGGAGATGGTGCAAATGATTGCGGCGCTTTGAAGGCTGCCGACGTCGGTATCTCCCTGTCGGACGCCGAAGCGTCTGTGGCTGCCCCCTTCACAAGCCGACAATTTGACATTTCTTGTGTGCCCAAATTGATTCG TGAGGGACGTGCAGCTTTGGTGACTAGTTTCTGCTGCTTCAAGTTCATGAGTCTTTACTCGGCAATTCAATTCTCCACCGTCAGCTTCTTATATACATCGGGCTCCAATCTTGGTGATTTCCAG TTTCTGTTTATTGATCTTGCCTTGATCATGCCGATCGCCATTTTCA TGGGATGGACGGGTCCATATCCCATTCTTTCTCGCAAACGGCCCACGGCAGATCTCGTCTCACGTAAAGTATTGACCCCCCTTTTGGGGCAGATCATCATGGTGGTTCTGGGGCAGTTGGCCATCTTTAAGACGGTTCAGATGCAGCCATG GTATCTGCCTCCTCAGCTCGATGTCGATAAAAGCAATATTGAAAACTCAGAGAACTCGGCCTTGTTCCTGTTCTCGTGTTTCCAGTACATTCTCACAAGCGTTGTCCTCAGCGTTGGCCCGCCCTTCCGACAGCCTCTGACAAAGAATG TTCCATATCTTTGTACAATCCTTATCGCGCTTGCAGTTGCGGCTTACATGCTCTTCCGGCCCTCGGAATGGGTCCAGGACGTGATGCAACTGACTTTCCTGTCTGACGGCTTCCGCGGCTGGCTTGTGGCGTTGGCACTGGGCCTGTTCGCAGTTGCGTGGATGTCCGAGTCAACTCTCTTCCCCCGGTTGGCTCGGATGATCGGTCACCTTCGAGCTCGTCTCCAGCCCACTTACCGCAAGAAGCGCCGCCAGTACAAGGTCCTCCTGGAGCAGATGCGGGCGTAA
- a CDS encoding Serine/threonine-protein kinase bur1: protein MSIVSLERNDRGESRFPGCSNIRDFEFIGKLGEGTFGEVYKARSKKDNTIVALKKILMHHEKEGFPITAIREIKLLKALSHPNILQLKEMAVERSKGEGRKKPSMYMVTPYMEHDLSGLLENPAVQFTEPQIKCYLYQLLEGLRYLHENQILHRDMKAANLLISNGGILQIADFGLARPFDEPPPQAGKGGGEARREYTALVVTRWYRPPELLLQLRKYTSAIDMWGVGCVFGEMFKGKPILCGSSDLNQTQLIFSLVGTPTEENMPGWSSLPGCDGVKSFGHKPGNLAQVFKDQSPLAVSLLTELLKLDWRKRINAIDALKHPYFTTPPLPAKPGEIPHYQDSHELDRKKFRDQRAPQPPVPAMGPTDPTSNGGWTGPGSRPDPRNSNYNHNHSRIPGGVRGGRPHGPPGVPHRRGPFPSQRDNGLPPRPPVPAGGVPPPPWEGSQSGRSEGRDDQRRERFPQGQGRLSSGRIPQGGSGGGAGGGGHNVDSYVPSYSGNSHDRDRDRGRDSGDYSSHSNQDWRAGGTDETIDENRLGEEVEVRGIGIQGVVELVASSTYTISPFPPRSLFLSPSLFCPS, encoded by the exons ATGTCGATCGTCTCCCTGGAGAGAAACGACCGGGGCGAATCCCGGTTCCCCGGCTGTTCCAATATTCGTGATTTCGAATTCATTGGCAAACTGGGGGAAGGAACTTTTGG GGAGGTCTACAAGGCTCGATCAAAGAAAGACAATACTATTGtcgccttgaagaagattctCATGCATCATGAGAAAGAAGGT TTTCCAATCACAGCCATCCGTGAGATCAAGCTTCTCAAGGCTCTCTCCCATCCCAACATTCTCCAGCTAAAGGAAATGGCTGTTGAACGCAGCAAGG GCGAGGGACGAAAGAAGCCCAGCATGTACATGGTGACTCCGTACATGGAACATGATCTTTCGGGACTGTTGGAGAACCCTGCTGTCCAGTTCACCGAGCCTCAGATCAAGTGTTATCTTTACCAACTACTTGAGGGTCTTCGGTACTTGCATGAG AATCAAATCCTTCATCGAGACATGAAAG CCGCCAACCTTTTGATCAGTAATGGTGGCATTCTTCAGATTGCCGATTTTGGTCTGGCACGACCGTTTGATGAGCCTCCACCACAAGCCGGAAAGGGCGGCGGCGAGGCTCGCCGAGAATACACGGCTTTGGTTGTGACACGATGGTATCGACCACccgagctgctgctgcagctTCGCAAATACACGTCTGCCATCGACATGTGGGGAGTTGG CTGTGTCTTTGGTGAAATGTTCAAAGGCAAACCTATCCTCTGCGGCAGCAGTGATCTGAACCAGACTCagctcatcttctccttggttGGCACGCCCACCGAGGAGAACATGCCCGGATGGAGCTCTCTCCCAGGATGTGACGGGGTTAAGAGCTTTGGGCACAAGCCGGGCAACCTTGCCCAGGTCTTCAAAGA CCAAAGCCCTCTGGCCGTGTCACTCCTCACGGAGCTCTTGAAACTGGACTGGCGCAAACGAATCAACGCTATCGACGCCCTCAAGCATCCCTACTTCAcaacccctcctctccccgcCAAACCCGGCGAAATCCCGCATTACCAAGATTCCCACGAACTCGACCGCAAGAAATTCCGTGACCAGAGAGCACCGCAACCCCCGGTGCCCGCCATGGGCCCGACCGATCCAACGTCGAACGGTGGCTGGACTGGTCCAGGTTCCCGACCTGATCCCCGCAACAGCAATTACAACCACAACCATAGCCGGATTCCTGGTGGCGTACGCGGTGGTCGACCTCATGGACCGCCCGGGGTGCCACATCGCCGTGGACCTTTCCCATCCCAGCGAGACAACGGTCTTCCACCCCGTCCGCCTGTTCCCGCAGGTGGCGTCCCGCCTCCCCCCTGGGAAGGATCACAGAGCGGTCGTTCTGAGGGACGAGATGACCAGCGCAGAGAGCGGTTCCCGCAGGGTCAGGGACGGCTAAGCAGCGGGAGAATTCCGCAGggtggtagtggtggtggtgcagGGGGTGGTGGTCATAACGTTGACTCTTATGTGCCCAGTTACAGCGGCAACTCGCATGATCGGGACCGAGATCGAGGTCGAGACTCGGGAGATTACAGTTCTCATTCTAATCAGGACTGGAGAGCTGGTGGGACGGACGAGACTATCGACGAGAACCGCCTCGGCGAAGAAGTCGAAGTCCGGGGTATAGGGATCCAGGGCGTGGTTGAGTTGGTCGCATCCTCGACATACACCATCtccccttttcctccccgttctctctttctctctccctctctgttCTGTCCTTCCTGA